A genomic stretch from Achromobacter spanius includes:
- a CDS encoding cytochrome ubiquinol oxidase subunit I: protein MIDLDVVNLSRFQFAATALYHFLFVPLTLGLSFMLAIMESVYVMTGRPIWKRMTMFWGTLFGINFALGVATGVVMEFQFGMNWSYYSHYVGDIFGAPLALEGLMAFFLEATFVGLFFFGWNRMSKVSHLVVTWLVAFGTNFSALWILIANGWMQNPVGAIFNPDTMRMEMTDFASVIFNPVAQAKFVHTVSAGYVAGAMFVMSISAWYLLKGRHTDLAKRSMAVAASFGLAGALSVVVLGDESGYLTTEHQKMKIAAMESMWETEPAPASFNLFAIPNQAERKNDFAIEIPYVMGIIGTRSLTTPLLGINDLILRAENRIRDGMVAYDALQKIRANPKDVDARMVFDKTWPDLGYALLVKRYQEDMSKVTEADIKQAAIDTVPNVAPLFWAFRIMVAVGMYLILFFGVAFWLASRGRLDSRPGLLKVALWSLPLPWVAIESGWFVAEYGRQPWVIEGVLPTYYAASGLTIADLAISLAIFLVLYTVLLIIGVKVMLHAIKAGPKSDGPVAGNAAADPVRAAVRA from the coding sequence ATGATTGATCTTGACGTCGTCAACCTGTCGCGATTCCAGTTTGCCGCGACCGCGCTTTACCATTTCCTGTTCGTTCCCCTCACGCTTGGCCTGTCGTTCATGCTGGCCATCATGGAAAGCGTGTATGTCATGACCGGCCGCCCCATCTGGAAACGGATGACCATGTTCTGGGGCACGCTGTTCGGCATCAACTTCGCGCTGGGCGTGGCTACCGGTGTGGTGATGGAATTCCAGTTCGGCATGAACTGGTCCTACTACAGTCACTACGTGGGCGATATTTTCGGCGCGCCGCTTGCGCTGGAAGGGCTGATGGCCTTCTTCCTGGAAGCCACCTTCGTCGGCCTGTTCTTCTTCGGTTGGAATCGCATGTCCAAGGTCAGCCACCTGGTGGTGACCTGGTTGGTGGCATTCGGCACCAACTTCTCGGCGCTGTGGATCCTGATCGCCAACGGCTGGATGCAGAACCCGGTGGGCGCCATCTTCAACCCCGACACCATGCGCATGGAGATGACCGACTTTGCCTCGGTGATCTTCAACCCCGTGGCGCAGGCTAAGTTCGTGCACACGGTCAGCGCCGGCTACGTCGCGGGCGCCATGTTCGTGATGTCGATCAGCGCCTGGTATCTGCTGAAGGGCCGTCATACCGACCTGGCCAAGCGCTCGATGGCGGTGGCTGCCAGCTTCGGTCTGGCCGGTGCGTTGTCGGTGGTGGTGCTGGGTGACGAAAGCGGTTACCTCACCACCGAGCATCAGAAGATGAAGATCGCGGCCATGGAGTCCATGTGGGAGACCGAGCCCGCGCCCGCGTCCTTCAACCTGTTCGCGATTCCCAACCAGGCCGAGCGCAAGAACGACTTCGCCATCGAGATCCCGTACGTCATGGGCATCATCGGCACCCGTTCGCTCACCACGCCGCTCTTGGGTATCAACGACCTGATCCTGCGCGCCGAAAACCGCATTCGCGACGGCATGGTGGCCTATGACGCCTTGCAGAAGATCCGCGCCAATCCCAAGGATGTGGACGCGCGCATGGTCTTCGACAAGACCTGGCCGGACCTGGGCTACGCCCTGCTGGTCAAGCGCTACCAGGAAGACATGAGCAAGGTCACCGAGGCCGACATCAAGCAGGCCGCGATCGACACCGTGCCGAATGTGGCGCCGCTGTTCTGGGCGTTCCGCATCATGGTGGCGGTGGGCATGTACCTGATCCTGTTCTTCGGCGTGGCCTTCTGGCTGGCCTCGCGCGGGCGTCTGGACAGCCGCCCGGGCCTGTTGAAGGTGGCGCTGTGGAGCCTGCCGCTGCCCTGGGTCGCCATTGAAAGCGGCTGGTTCGTGGCCGAGTACGGCCGCCAGCCCTGGGTGATCGAAGGGGTGCTGCCGACGTATTACGCGGCATCCGGCCTGACCATTGCCGACCTGGCAATCAGCCTGGCCATCTTCCTGGTGCTCTACACCGTTCTGCTGATCATCGGCGTGAAAGTCATGTTGCACGCCATCAAGGCGGGTCCGAAATCCGATGGGCCGGTGGCGGGCAACGCCGCCGCCGATCCTGTGCGCGCCGCCGTGCGCGCCTAA
- a CDS encoding GbsR/MarR family transcriptional regulator, translated as MVLTAQNERFVLHFGEMGSRWGVNRTVGQIYALLFLHPDPLNADEIAETLGFSRSNVSLGLKELQSWRLVKLVHQVGDRRDYFETPKDVWEIFRILMEEKRKREIDPTLTLLRDTLLETPSGPNDAYAQQRMTEMLELIELSSGWFDEVQRLPPETLQKLMRLGSQVQKVLGFAGKLRGKD; from the coding sequence ATGGTTCTTACCGCTCAAAACGAACGTTTCGTCCTGCACTTTGGCGAAATGGGCAGCCGTTGGGGCGTAAACCGCACCGTCGGCCAGATATACGCCCTGCTGTTCCTGCACCCCGACCCCCTGAATGCCGACGAAATCGCCGAGACGCTGGGGTTTTCTCGCTCCAACGTCAGCTTGGGGCTGAAGGAGTTGCAGTCGTGGCGCCTGGTCAAGCTGGTGCACCAGGTGGGCGACCGCCGCGACTACTTCGAGACGCCCAAAGACGTCTGGGAAATCTTCCGCATCCTGATGGAAGAAAAGCGCAAGCGCGAAATCGATCCCACCCTGACCCTGCTGCGCGACACCCTGCTGGAAACACCGTCAGGGCCCAATGACGCTTACGCGCAACAACGCATGACCGAAATGCTGGAGCTCATCGAATTGTCTTCCGGATGGTTCGATGAGGTTCAACGCCTGCCCCCGGAGACCTTGCAAAAGCTCATGCGACTGGGTTCGCAGGTGCAAAAGGTGCTGGGCTTCGCCGGCAAACTGCGGGGCAAGGACTGA
- the purT gene encoding formate-dependent phosphoribosylglycinamide formyltransferase, with protein sequence MSSISSPVLGTPLSPLATRVMLLGSGELGKEVIIALQRLGVEVIAVDRYADAPGHQVAHRAHVVSMTDADALKKVIEQERPHVIVPEIEAIATSLLVELEAAGVARVTPTARAAQLTMNREGIRRLAAETLGLPTSPYRFVDTEEELRAAIDGGIGYPCVIKPVMSSSGKGQSVIKSADDVAQSWRYAQEGGRVGGGRAIVEGFIRFDYEITLLTVRARGADGTVETQYCEPIGHKQVDGDYVESWQPHPMSPAALARAREIALAVTSDLGGLGIFGVELFVAGDQVWFSEVSPRPHDTGMVTMITQTQNEFELHARALLGLPVDTSLRQPGASSVIYGGVDAAAVSFHNVAEALAEPGTDIRLFGKPESFVKRRMGVGLAVAEDVAAARAKAKRVSAAVAVKAG encoded by the coding sequence ATGTCCAGTATCTCCAGCCCCGTTCTTGGCACGCCCCTGTCCCCCCTGGCCACCCGAGTCATGTTGCTCGGGTCCGGCGAGTTGGGCAAAGAGGTCATCATTGCCCTGCAAAGGCTGGGCGTGGAAGTCATTGCGGTGGATCGGTATGCCGACGCGCCGGGCCACCAGGTGGCGCACCGCGCGCATGTGGTCTCCATGACCGACGCGGACGCCTTGAAGAAGGTCATCGAGCAGGAACGGCCGCACGTTATTGTCCCCGAAATCGAGGCTATTGCCACCAGTTTGCTGGTGGAACTGGAAGCGGCGGGCGTGGCCCGCGTGACGCCGACGGCCCGCGCCGCCCAATTGACCATGAACCGCGAGGGCATCCGGCGCCTGGCGGCCGAGACGCTGGGGCTGCCCACGTCCCCCTACCGTTTTGTCGACACCGAGGAAGAATTGCGGGCCGCCATCGACGGTGGCATCGGCTACCCCTGCGTCATCAAGCCGGTGATGTCGTCCTCCGGTAAGGGCCAGTCCGTGATCAAAAGCGCCGATGACGTGGCGCAGTCGTGGCGCTACGCCCAGGAAGGCGGGCGGGTCGGCGGCGGCCGGGCCATTGTTGAAGGCTTCATCCGCTTCGACTACGAAATCACGCTGCTGACGGTGCGCGCCCGTGGCGCCGACGGCACCGTCGAAACCCAATATTGCGAACCCATTGGCCACAAGCAGGTCGACGGCGACTACGTGGAAAGCTGGCAGCCGCATCCCATGTCGCCCGCCGCGCTTGCGCGCGCTCGCGAAATCGCCCTGGCGGTCACATCCGACCTGGGCGGGCTGGGCATCTTCGGTGTTGAGCTGTTCGTGGCGGGGGACCAGGTGTGGTTTTCGGAAGTCAGCCCGCGGCCGCATGACACCGGCATGGTCACCATGATCACCCAGACCCAGAACGAATTTGAACTGCACGCGCGCGCTTTGCTCGGGCTGCCGGTGGACACCAGCCTGCGCCAGCCGGGCGCCAGCAGCGTCATCTATGGCGGCGTGGACGCGGCTGCCGTGTCGTTCCACAACGTGGCCGAAGCGCTGGCCGAGCCGGGCACGGACATCCGCCTGTTCGGCAAACCGGAATCCTTCGTCAAGCGCCGCATGGGCGTGGGACTGGCCGTGGCGGAGGACGTGGCCGCCGCGCGCGCCAAGGCCAAGCGCGTTTCCGCCGCAGTCGCCGTCAAGGCAGGCTGA
- a CDS encoding KpsF/GutQ family sugar-phosphate isomerase, with product MTDHPITSSDAALASARRTLQVESQGLLDLSARLDDSFTQVVAMLLACRGRVVVTGIGKTGHIARKIAATFASTGTPAFFVHAAEAVHGDLGMITQDDVVIAVSYSGAGQELLTILPVARRMGAKLVAITGNPQSELALLADVHLDGSVAQEACPLNLAPTASTTAALALGDALAVACLEARGFGPQDFARSHPGGALGRRLLTHVRDVMRQGNALPIVLAGTPVSQALEVMSAKGMGMTVVTDAQHRPLGIFTDGDLRRLIARHGDIRSLTVEAGMTRSPRSIPPDALAAEAAQHMDELRLSQMLVLDADGALLGALHMHDLMAAKVV from the coding sequence ATGACTGATCATCCCATCACATCGTCCGATGCCGCGCTGGCATCTGCACGCAGAACGTTGCAAGTCGAAAGCCAGGGTCTGCTGGACCTGTCCGCGCGGCTGGACGACTCATTCACCCAGGTCGTCGCCATGCTGCTGGCCTGCCGGGGCCGCGTCGTGGTCACCGGCATCGGCAAGACCGGGCACATCGCGCGCAAGATCGCCGCGACGTTCGCCTCGACCGGCACGCCCGCTTTCTTCGTGCACGCCGCGGAAGCCGTGCATGGCGACCTGGGCATGATCACGCAGGATGACGTGGTGATTGCCGTGTCGTATTCGGGCGCCGGCCAGGAACTGCTGACCATTCTGCCCGTGGCCCGGCGCATGGGCGCCAAGCTGGTGGCCATTACCGGCAACCCGCAATCTGAACTGGCCCTGCTGGCCGACGTGCACCTGGACGGCAGCGTGGCGCAGGAAGCCTGCCCGCTCAACCTGGCGCCCACGGCCAGCACCACGGCCGCGCTGGCCCTGGGCGACGCCCTGGCGGTTGCCTGCCTGGAAGCGCGCGGCTTCGGCCCGCAGGATTTCGCGCGGTCGCACCCCGGCGGCGCGCTGGGCCGCCGCCTGCTGACCCACGTGCGCGACGTCATGCGCCAGGGCAACGCCCTGCCCATCGTGCTGGCGGGCACCCCCGTGTCGCAAGCGCTGGAAGTCATGTCCGCCAAGGGCATGGGCATGACGGTCGTGACCGACGCCCAACACCGGCCGCTGGGTATCTTCACCGACGGCGACTTGCGCCGCCTGATCGCCCGCCACGGCGATATTCGAAGCTTGACTGTGGAGGCCGGCATGACCCGGTCTCCGCGCAGCATTCCCCCCGACGCGCTGGCCGCCGAGGCCGCCCAGCACATGGACGAGCTGCGGCTCAGCCAGATGCTGGTGCTGGACGCCGACGGCGCGCTGCTGGGCGCCTTGCACATGCATGATCTGATGGCCGCTAAAGTGGTATGA
- a CDS encoding KdsC family phosphatase, translated as MTMTLPASVTHPAEALVLARIPATVRDRAATVRLMVFDVDGVLTDGSLYYGEGGELQKRFHALDGHGLRLLMEGGLTVALMTGRSGPIVARRAAELGISEVVQGVRDKGSALAELAQRAGVQLNQTGYMGDDIIDLPAMQRAGFSASVPNAPGYVSQAAHWVSTQPGGSGAVRECCDLLLASQGRLGAFLAAPGLLGPGAIQ; from the coding sequence ATGACTATGACTCTTCCTGCTTCCGTGACTCACCCGGCCGAAGCGCTGGTCCTGGCCCGCATTCCCGCCACCGTGCGCGACCGCGCCGCCACCGTGCGCCTGATGGTGTTCGACGTGGACGGCGTGCTGACCGACGGCAGCCTCTACTACGGCGAAGGTGGCGAACTGCAAAAGCGCTTCCACGCCCTGGACGGCCACGGCTTGCGCCTCCTGATGGAAGGGGGCTTGACGGTGGCGCTGATGACGGGCCGCTCCGGCCCCATCGTGGCGCGCCGTGCCGCCGAACTTGGCATCTCGGAAGTGGTGCAGGGCGTGCGCGACAAAGGTTCGGCGCTGGCCGAACTTGCGCAGCGCGCTGGTGTCCAACTGAATCAAACCGGCTATATGGGCGATGACATCATCGACCTGCCGGCCATGCAGCGCGCCGGCTTTTCGGCCAGCGTGCCCAACGCACCCGGCTACGTCAGCCAGGCGGCACATTGGGTCTCCACGCAGCCCGGCGGCAGCGGCGCGGTGCGCGAATGCTGCGACCTGCTTCTGGCATCCCAAGGACGCCTGGGCGCGTTCCTGGCGGCGCCGGGCCTGTTAGGCCCGGGCGCCATCCAATGA
- the lptC gene encoding LPS export ABC transporter periplasmic protein LptC, which translates to MKERFPSLIALFLLLVLVTSSWWAADYAQRAIQVDPPRRITHEMDAWSRDFVMLRTDPTGRPINRLEGEYAEHFPDDDSYHITAPRAVGQREDNPVTVGVSKTAVMEQGGKRIVMNGDAHVHRQPDANNDVLDVRSQQLIILPDEDVVYTDLPAEVIKGRSRMNGKGMHYNNKTRQLQVSASTDVEIAGSEGRQQRRTEIPANNTDQKKP; encoded by the coding sequence ATGAAAGAACGTTTTCCTTCCCTGATCGCGCTGTTCCTGCTGCTGGTGCTGGTCACCAGTTCATGGTGGGCCGCCGATTACGCGCAGCGGGCCATCCAGGTGGATCCGCCCCGCCGCATCACCCACGAGATGGACGCCTGGTCGCGCGATTTCGTCATGCTGCGCACGGACCCCACCGGCCGCCCGATCAACCGACTGGAGGGCGAATACGCGGAACATTTCCCCGACGACGATTCGTATCACATCACCGCCCCGCGCGCGGTGGGCCAGCGCGAAGACAACCCGGTCACGGTAGGCGTATCGAAAACAGCCGTGATGGAGCAAGGCGGCAAGCGCATCGTCATGAATGGCGACGCCCATGTGCACCGCCAGCCCGACGCCAACAACGACGTGCTCGACGTGCGCAGCCAGCAGTTGATCATCCTGCCTGACGAAGATGTGGTCTACACGGACCTGCCCGCCGAAGTCATCAAGGGCCGTTCACGCATGAACGGCAAGGGCATGCACTACAACAACAAGACACGCCAGTTGCAGGTGTCGGCGTCGACGGATGTTGAGATCGCCGGTTCCGAAGGCAGGCAACAGCGCCGCACCGAGATTCCCGCCAACAACACTGACCAAAAGAAACCATGA
- the lptA gene encoding lipopolysaccharide transport periplasmic protein LptA, which yields MTDLRTLFAPTTRLLGAVLLSASVLAPAYAAEPAAKPAEEPSTLILSDTLHYDDVNKKSVFTGNVNMTRGLMTLTSDTLEMHEDAQGGQYGTATANKGKVVTIRQERPETFELIEGKGLRAEYDGTKSTFDLIGQAVVVRYVCGKPFDTIRGERIRYNEKTGTYEAQGGPNSAAAGGRVRSVAEPRAKSDAAVAECRKQQAAKKGR from the coding sequence ATGACCGACCTTCGGACTCTCTTTGCCCCGACGACCCGCCTGCTGGGCGCCGTCCTGCTGTCGGCCTCGGTGCTTGCGCCCGCCTACGCGGCGGAACCCGCGGCCAAGCCGGCCGAAGAGCCCAGCACGCTGATCCTGTCGGACACCCTGCACTACGACGACGTCAACAAGAAAAGCGTGTTCACCGGCAACGTCAACATGACGCGCGGCCTGATGACGCTGACCTCCGACACGCTGGAAATGCATGAGGACGCCCAAGGCGGCCAATACGGCACGGCCACGGCCAACAAGGGCAAGGTTGTGACCATACGCCAGGAACGCCCCGAGACCTTTGAGCTTATCGAAGGCAAGGGCTTGCGCGCCGAATACGATGGCACGAAAAGCACGTTCGACCTGATCGGCCAGGCTGTCGTGGTCCGTTACGTCTGTGGCAAACCGTTCGACACGATTCGCGGCGAACGGATACGCTACAACGAAAAAACCGGCACCTACGAAGCCCAGGGCGGCCCCAACTCCGCTGCGGCGGGCGGCCGCGTGCGTTCGGTTGCCGAACCGCGCGCCAAGTCCGATGCCGCCGTGGCCGAATGCCGCAAGCAGCAAGCCGCCAAGAAAGGGCGCTAA
- the lptB gene encoding LPS export ABC transporter ATP-binding protein: MNQPSVPTPVTSAPSGVKQGSLRATGLRKTYNGRTVVQDVSLSVVSGEVVGLLGPNGAGKTTSFYMIVGLVPADAGRIEIDGAVITAMPIHKRARMGLSYLPQDASVFRRLTVEQNIRAVLELQVGADGRPLSTPKINEQMEALLEELQIGHIRSNAAISLSGGERRRVEIARALATSPRFILLDEPFAGVDPIAVIEIQRIVRFLKGRGIGVLITDHNVRETLGICDRAYIISEGKVLTDGHPDEIVGDPAVRRVYLGEHFRM; the protein is encoded by the coding sequence ATGAACCAACCTTCTGTGCCCACCCCCGTGACCTCCGCCCCTTCCGGGGTCAAGCAGGGCAGCCTGCGCGCAACCGGTTTGCGCAAGACCTACAACGGCCGGACCGTGGTGCAGGATGTGTCCCTGTCCGTGGTCAGTGGCGAAGTCGTGGGACTGCTTGGACCCAACGGCGCCGGCAAGACCACCAGCTTCTACATGATCGTGGGCCTGGTGCCGGCGGACGCGGGGCGCATTGAAATCGACGGCGCCGTCATCACCGCAATGCCGATCCACAAGCGCGCGCGCATGGGTCTGTCATACCTGCCCCAGGACGCTTCCGTGTTCCGCCGCCTGACGGTCGAACAGAACATCCGCGCCGTGCTTGAGCTGCAAGTGGGGGCCGATGGCCGTCCGCTTTCCACGCCCAAGATCAATGAACAGATGGAGGCCCTGCTGGAAGAGCTGCAGATCGGCCATATCCGCAGCAATGCCGCGATTTCGCTGTCGGGTGGCGAACGCCGCCGCGTGGAAATCGCGCGCGCCCTGGCAACCAGCCCGCGCTTCATCCTGCTGGACGAACCCTTCGCCGGCGTGGACCCCATCGCCGTCATTGAAATCCAGCGCATCGTGCGTTTCTTGAAGGGCCGTGGCATCGGCGTGCTGATCACCGACCACAACGTGCGGGAAACGCTGGGCATCTGCGACCGCGCCTACATCATCAGCGAAGGCAAGGTACTGACCGACGGCCACCCTGACGAAATCGTGGGCGATCCGGCCGTGCGCCGCGTGTATCTGGGCGAGCACTTCCGCATGTAA
- the hpf gene encoding ribosome hibernation-promoting factor, HPF/YfiA family — MNLSICGRHLDVTPAIREYVMNKLARVLRHFDHVIDTQVMLSVEPLRHRAEITMRLSGKDIHCEATDENLYAAIDLLADKVDRQVIKHKDKVRSHSAESVKRQAANLSPPQQ, encoded by the coding sequence ATGAACCTGAGCATCTGCGGTCGTCACCTCGACGTCACCCCGGCAATCCGGGAATATGTCATGAACAAACTGGCGCGAGTGCTGCGGCATTTCGATCACGTCATCGATACCCAGGTCATGCTCTCGGTAGAGCCCCTGCGGCATAGAGCCGAAATCACCATGCGTCTAAGCGGTAAGGACATTCATTGTGAAGCTACCGATGAAAATCTCTATGCGGCCATAGACCTTCTTGCTGACAAAGTCGACCGTCAGGTCATCAAGCACAAGGACAAGGTACGAAGTCACTCAGCGGAGTCCGTGAAGCGGCAAGCGGCGAACCTTTCGCCACCCCAGCAGTAA
- a CDS encoding PTS sugar transporter subunit IIA, giving the protein MNHLSRILPAGNVVLDMLATSKKRAFEQAGLLFENNHGLARALVFDSLFARERLGSTALGQGVAVPHGRVKGLEQALAAFIRLAQPISFDAPDGQPVSMLLCLLVPETATQQHLDILAELAQLMSNKALREALATEPDPAIVHKMLTTGKL; this is encoded by the coding sequence ATGAATCATTTGTCGCGCATCCTACCCGCCGGCAACGTCGTGCTCGATATGCTCGCCACGAGCAAGAAACGAGCGTTCGAACAAGCTGGCCTTCTTTTTGAAAACAACCATGGCTTGGCACGCGCGCTCGTGTTCGACAGCCTGTTTGCCCGGGAACGTCTTGGCTCCACTGCCCTTGGGCAGGGTGTGGCCGTTCCGCATGGCCGCGTGAAAGGACTGGAGCAGGCGCTGGCGGCATTCATCCGCCTGGCCCAGCCCATTTCGTTCGACGCGCCCGACGGGCAACCGGTGTCGATGCTGCTTTGCCTGCTGGTGCCGGAAACGGCCACGCAACAGCACTTGGACATCCTGGCCGAACTGGCACAGCTGATGTCGAACAAGGCGTTGCGTGAAGCGCTGGCCACCGAGCCCGATCCGGCCATCGTCCACAAAATGCTCACGACCGGCAAACTCTGA
- the hprK gene encoding HPr(Ser) kinase/phosphatase, whose protein sequence is MLTVQELVDDNADKIPFNWISGQGAADRAIPDDGMAAADLVGHLNLIHPSRIQVFGQEELAYYTRFDLRRRMHHMDELLIGGVPAILLADGLTPPQDLVDQCDQHQVPLLSTPVAAAQLIDLLRIYLGKKLAPTTTVHGVFLDVLGLGVLITGESGLGKSELALELISRGHGLVADDAVEFSRTAPNMIEGHCPQLLQNLLEVRGLGLLDIRTIFGETSVRRKMRLKLIVHLVRATAQDKFERLPLQDITQDMLGLPVRKVMLQVAAGRNLAVLVEAAVRNTILKLRGIDTLGEFMERQAMAILQSSK, encoded by the coding sequence ATGCTAACGGTGCAGGAACTCGTCGACGACAACGCCGACAAAATCCCCTTTAACTGGATATCCGGCCAAGGCGCCGCGGACCGCGCCATTCCCGATGACGGCATGGCCGCCGCCGACCTGGTTGGCCACCTGAACCTGATCCACCCGTCCCGCATCCAGGTGTTCGGGCAGGAAGAGCTGGCGTACTACACCCGCTTCGACCTGCGCCGCCGCATGCACCACATGGACGAGCTGCTGATCGGCGGCGTGCCCGCCATTCTGCTGGCCGATGGCCTGACGCCCCCGCAAGACCTCGTGGACCAATGCGACCAGCATCAGGTGCCGCTGCTGTCCACCCCGGTGGCCGCCGCGCAACTGATCGACCTGCTGCGCATCTACCTGGGTAAGAAGCTGGCGCCCACCACCACGGTGCATGGCGTGTTCCTGGACGTGCTGGGTCTGGGGGTGTTGATCACCGGCGAATCGGGCCTGGGCAAGAGCGAACTGGCGCTGGAACTGATTTCGCGCGGACACGGCCTGGTGGCCGACGACGCCGTGGAATTCTCCCGCACCGCGCCCAACATGATCGAAGGCCACTGTCCCCAACTGCTGCAAAACCTGCTGGAAGTTCGTGGCCTGGGCCTGCTTGATATCCGCACCATCTTCGGCGAGACCTCGGTACGCCGGAAGATGCGCCTGAAGCTCATCGTGCATCTGGTGCGCGCCACCGCGCAAGACAAGTTCGAACGCTTGCCGCTGCAAGACATCACGCAAGACATGCTGGGCCTGCCCGTGCGCAAGGTGATGCTGCAAGTGGCAGCCGGCCGCAACCTGGCCGTGCTGGTGGAAGCCGCCGTGCGCAATACCATCCTGAAGCTGCGCGGCATCGATACGCTGGGCGAATTCATGGAACGCCAGGCCATGGCGATCCTGCAAAGCAGCAAGTGA
- a CDS encoding cytochrome c: protein MKLLKKILTVVLLACVVTVGGLVWLGTRDDTSTGPAATADAGTLVERGRYLALAGNCMACHTSRGGKALAGGTPIPTPFGTVYGPNITPDEKTGIGTWTADDFWQALHNGKSKDGTLLYPAFPYTEYTRVTRADADALYAYLRSVPPVSQPSRPPDMAFPYDQRALLAAWRALYFKPGVQEADAGQSVQWNRGRYLVEGLGHCAACHTPRNSLGATRSSDAFTGGIIPVLDWYAPPLTNDRQTGMGRWTAADIAALLKTGISVHSSASGPMAEVVLGSTQHLTDDDALAIGVYIKSLSATPPSTPRSTAAAAPAAMELGSKIYRQHCAQCHQPQGQGSGNAWPALAGNPTVTAPSPVNAIRMVLDGGYAPATVANPRPHGMPPFGQILNDSDIAMLVSYIRNSWGNEAGGVTALEVKRARASSTLN, encoded by the coding sequence ATGAAACTGCTGAAGAAAATCCTGACTGTCGTGTTGTTGGCGTGTGTCGTGACGGTAGGCGGCCTGGTTTGGCTGGGCACGCGCGACGACACCAGCACGGGCCCTGCCGCCACGGCAGACGCAGGCACGCTGGTCGAGCGCGGCCGCTATCTGGCGCTGGCCGGTAACTGCATGGCCTGCCACACCAGCCGAGGCGGCAAGGCGCTGGCGGGCGGCACGCCGATCCCCACGCCATTCGGCACGGTGTACGGCCCGAACATCACGCCTGATGAAAAAACGGGCATCGGCACCTGGACCGCCGACGACTTCTGGCAAGCGCTGCACAACGGTAAATCCAAGGACGGCACGCTGCTGTATCCGGCCTTCCCCTACACGGAATACACCCGTGTCACGCGGGCCGATGCCGATGCCTTGTACGCCTACCTGCGCAGCGTGCCGCCGGTGAGCCAGCCCAGTCGCCCGCCCGATATGGCGTTCCCCTACGACCAGCGCGCCTTGCTGGCCGCGTGGCGTGCGCTGTATTTCAAACCGGGCGTGCAAGAGGCCGACGCGGGGCAATCAGTGCAATGGAACCGCGGCCGCTATCTGGTCGAAGGCCTGGGGCATTGTGCCGCCTGCCATACACCGCGCAACAGCCTGGGGGCGACCCGGTCGTCCGATGCGTTCACGGGCGGCATCATTCCCGTGCTGGATTGGTATGCGCCGCCGCTCACCAACGATAGACAGACCGGCATGGGCCGCTGGACGGCGGCCGACATCGCCGCCTTGCTCAAGACCGGCATCTCGGTCCATTCGAGCGCCAGCGGTCCGATGGCTGAAGTTGTGCTGGGCAGCACGCAGCACCTGACGGATGACGACGCGCTGGCGATTGGCGTCTACATCAAGTCCCTGTCGGCGACGCCGCCTTCCACGCCACGCTCAACGGCGGCGGCAGCGCCCGCGGCAATGGAGTTGGGCAGCAAGATCTATCGCCAGCATTGCGCGCAATGCCATCAGCCGCAGGGTCAGGGCAGCGGCAACGCGTGGCCGGCGTTGGCGGGCAACCCGACGGTGACGGCGCCGTCGCCGGTCAACGCCATACGCATGGTGTTGGACGGCGGCTATGCGCCCGCCACGGTCGCCAACCCACGGCCGCATGGCATGCCGCCGTTTGGCCAGATCCTGAACGACAGTGACATCGCCATGCTGGTGTCCTACATCCGCAATAGCTGGGGCAACGAAGCAGGCGGCGTTACCGCGCTTGAGGTCAAGCGGGCGCGCGCGTCGTCCACCTTGAACTAA